One window from the genome of Deltaproteobacteria bacterium encodes:
- a CDS encoding bifunctional 4-hydroxy-2-oxoglutarate aldolase/2-dehydro-3-deoxy-phosphogluconate aldolase: MPNLELENWKIDPLDILHAGPVIPVIVIHEIDQAVPLARALLEGGVRVLEITLRSDAAVEAIGRISREVPDALVGAGTVTSPGDLAAVSEAGALFAISPGLTPSLLEAAREGSIPLIPGIATASELMLGMERGYRAFKFFPAEAAGGVRLLKSIGGPFPHITFCPTGGVTYANFRDYLALQNVACVGGSWLAPSDAIAKGDWQRITALARQAIEGASQ; encoded by the coding sequence ATGCCCAATTTAGAATTAGAAAACTGGAAAATAGACCCCCTGGACATCCTGCACGCGGGGCCGGTAATTCCGGTTATAGTGATCCACGAGATCGATCAGGCCGTGCCGCTGGCCAGAGCCCTGCTTGAGGGCGGTGTGCGGGTGCTGGAGATCACCCTGCGCTCGGATGCAGCCGTGGAGGCCATCGGCCGCATCAGCCGCGAGGTGCCTGATGCCCTGGTGGGGGCCGGCACGGTAACCTCGCCTGGTGACCTGGCTGCCGTGAGCGAGGCTGGCGCCCTGTTTGCCATCAGCCCCGGCCTGACGCCCAGCCTGCTGGAGGCCGCTCGCGAGGGCTCCATTCCGCTGATTCCCGGCATTGCCACGGCCTCCGAGCTCATGCTGGGCATGGAGAGGGGTTACCGGGCTTTCAAGTTTTTCCCTGCCGAGGCCGCCGGCGGCGTGCGGTTGTTAAAATCCATTGGCGGACCATTTCCTCATATTACTTTCTGCCCCACCGGCGGGGTGACCTATGCCAACTTCCGGGACTACCTGGCCTTGCAGAACGTGGCCTGCGTGGGCGGCTCCTGGCTGGCGCCTTCCGATGCCATTGCCAAAGGCGACTGGCAGAGAATCACGGCCCTGGCGCGCCAGGCAATCGAAGGGGCTTCACAATAG